From a single Bacillus sp. NEB1478 genomic region:
- the atpA gene encoding F0F1 ATP synthase subunit alpha, translated as MSIKAEEISALIKKQIENYQSEIEVNDVGTVIQVGDGIARAHGLDNVMAGELVEFSNGVMGMAQNLEENNVGIIILGPYQEIREGDEVKRTGRIMEVPVGEELLGRVVNPLGQPIDGKGPIATTKTRPIEQKAPGVMARKSVHEPLQTGIKAIDALVPIGRGQRELIIGDRQTGKTAVAIDTILNQKDQDMICIYVAIGQKESTVAGVVETLRSHGALDYTIVVSASASQPAPMLFLAPYAGVSMAEEFMWNGKHVLIIYDDLSKQAAAYRELSLLLRRPPGREAYPGDVFYLHSRLLERAAKLNDDLGGGSITALPFIETQASDVSAYIPTNVISITDGQIFLQSDLFFSGVRPAINAGISVSRVGGAAQIKAMSKVSGTLRLDLASYRELEAFAQFGSDLDKATQAKLNRGARTVEVLKQGLHKPLKVEHQVAILFALTRGYIDDVAVEDVSRFEEALYAHMEANSKDVLDAIKTKGKLPEDDSLDTAIQAFKKTFA; from the coding sequence ATGAGCATTAAAGCTGAAGAAATCAGTGCTTTAATAAAAAAACAGATTGAGAACTATCAGTCTGAGATCGAAGTTAATGATGTGGGTACAGTTATCCAGGTCGGTGACGGTATTGCCCGTGCCCATGGATTAGATAACGTAATGGCTGGTGAGCTAGTTGAATTCTCTAACGGTGTAATGGGTATGGCCCAAAACCTTGAAGAAAACAACGTAGGTATCATCATTCTTGGGCCTTACCAAGAAATTCGTGAAGGTGACGAAGTAAAACGTACAGGACGCATCATGGAAGTTCCTGTAGGTGAAGAGCTTCTTGGCCGTGTAGTTAATCCTCTTGGACAGCCTATCGACGGCAAAGGTCCAATTGCTACTACTAAGACTCGCCCAATCGAGCAAAAAGCACCAGGCGTAATGGCGCGTAAATCCGTTCATGAGCCTTTGCAAACTGGTATTAAAGCGATTGACGCTCTTGTGCCAATCGGACGCGGACAACGTGAGCTTATCATCGGTGACCGTCAAACAGGTAAAACAGCTGTAGCGATCGATACGATCCTTAACCAAAAAGATCAAGATATGATCTGTATCTATGTAGCGATCGGACAAAAAGAATCAACAGTTGCTGGCGTTGTAGAAACACTTCGTTCACACGGAGCGCTTGATTACACAATCGTTGTATCAGCATCTGCTTCTCAACCTGCACCAATGTTGTTCCTTGCTCCATATGCTGGAGTATCTATGGCTGAAGAGTTCATGTGGAACGGCAAGCACGTTTTGATCATTTATGATGATCTTTCTAAGCAAGCTGCTGCATACCGTGAACTTTCCTTGCTGCTTCGTCGTCCTCCAGGCCGTGAAGCTTATCCAGGGGACGTATTCTACCTTCACTCACGTCTACTAGAGCGTGCAGCGAAGTTGAATGACGACTTAGGCGGCGGATCGATCACTGCGCTTCCGTTCATTGAAACGCAAGCATCTGACGTATCTGCTTATATCCCGACAAACGTTATCTCTATCACAGACGGACAGATTTTCTTACAATCTGACTTGTTCTTCTCCGGTGTTCGTCCGGCGATCAACGCAGGTATCTCCGTATCTCGTGTAGGGGGAGCAGCACAAATTAAAGCGATGAGTAAAGTATCTGGTACACTTCGTCTGGATCTTGCTTCATACCGTGAGCTTGAAGCATTTGCTCAATTCGGTTCTGACCTTGATAAAGCAACTCAAGCAAAACTTAACCGTGGTGCACGTACAGTAGAAGTACTTAAACAAGGACTTCACAAGCCGCTAAAAGTTGAACACCAAGTTGCAATTCTATTCGCATTGACTCGCGGTTACATTGATGATGTAGCTGTAGAAGATGTAAGCCGCTTTGAAGAAGCACTTTACGCACACATGGAAGCAAACTCTAAAGACGTTCTTGATGCAATCAAGACAAAAGGTAAACTTCCAGAAGACGACAGCCTAGACACAGCAATTCAAGCGTTCAAAAAGACATTCGCGTAA
- the atpG gene encoding ATP synthase F1 subunit gamma, whose translation MALKDIKARIDSTKKTMQITKAMEMVSAAKLNRAEQNARSFGPYVDKIQEVVGSIASGSNAKHSMLLTRPVKKTGYFVITADRGLAGAYNSNILRHVYRTIQERHKSPDEYALIVVGKVGVNFFKSRKMSILDSITGVADQPSFAEIKAIASKAVGLYADGTFDELYMYYNHYVSAIQSDLTEKKLLPLTDIASGKKSSSSYEYEPSEDEILEVLLPQYAESLIYGALLDAKAAEHASRMTAMRNATDNANELIGQLNLSYNRERQAAITQEITEIVGGVAALE comes from the coding sequence ATGGCATTAAAAGATATAAAAGCAAGAATAGACTCAACCAAAAAGACCATGCAGATCACAAAAGCAATGGAGATGGTTTCAGCCGCAAAGCTAAACCGTGCTGAGCAAAATGCACGTTCTTTCGGCCCTTACGTGGATAAAATCCAGGAAGTGGTTGGAAGCATTGCATCTGGGAGCAACGCTAAACATTCCATGCTTTTAACACGACCGGTTAAGAAGACGGGTTACTTCGTCATTACAGCTGACCGTGGATTGGCAGGGGCTTATAACTCAAATATTTTGCGTCACGTTTACCGCACGATTCAAGAGCGTCACAAGTCACCTGACGAGTATGCATTGATCGTTGTAGGTAAAGTCGGTGTAAACTTTTTCAAAAGCCGTAAGATGTCTATATTGGACAGCATCACAGGTGTGGCAGATCAGCCATCTTTTGCTGAAATTAAGGCAATCGCATCGAAGGCAGTCGGTCTTTATGCGGACGGTACGTTTGATGAGCTTTACATGTATTACAACCATTATGTAAGTGCCATTCAGAGCGATCTGACGGAAAAGAAACTTTTACCGTTAACAGATATCGCTTCAGGAAAAAAATCAAGTTCTTCTTATGAGTATGAACCATCAGAGGATGAGATCCTCGAAGTGCTTCTTCCTCAATATGCAGAAAGCTTGATCTATGGTGCTTTACTGGATGCTAAAGCAGCCGAGCATGCTTCTCGTATGACAGCGATGAGAAATGCAACGGATAACGCTAATGAACTGATCGGCCAATTGAACCTTTCGTACAACCGTGAGCGTCAAGCAGCCATCACTCAGGAAATTACGGAAATCGTCGGCGGTGTAGCAGCACTTGAATAG
- the atpD gene encoding F0F1 ATP synthase subunit beta, producing the protein MNKGYITQILGPVVDVKFEGQLPELLNALTVSAEGVDLTLEVALHLGDNMVRTIAMDSTDGLVRGMEIADSGKPISVPVGQPTLGRVFNVTGDHIDLGEAVPADVRRDPIHRSAPSFEELTTKTEILETGIKVVDLIAPYVKGGKIGLFGGAGVGKTVLIQELINNIAQEHGGISVFAGVGERTREGNDLYHEMSDSGVIAKTAMVFGQMNEPPGARARIALSGLTMAEFFRDEEGQDVLFFVDNIFRFTQAGSEVSALLGRMPSAVGYQPTLATEMGQLQERITSTKKGSVTSIQAIYVPADDYTDPAPATAFAHLDATTNLERKLTAMGIYPAVDPLASTSRALSPEIVGEEHYEVARKVQATLQRYKELQDIIAILGMDELSEDDKLVVHRARRIQFFLSQNFHVAEQFTGQKGSYVPVKDTVRGFKEILEGKYDDLPESAFHLVGSIEDALEKAKTLA; encoded by the coding sequence ATGAATAAAGGCTATATTACTCAAATTCTTGGACCGGTCGTTGACGTAAAGTTTGAAGGCCAGCTTCCAGAATTGCTTAACGCTTTAACTGTTAGCGCTGAGGGTGTTGATTTGACACTAGAAGTAGCACTTCACCTTGGTGATAACATGGTTCGTACAATTGCAATGGATTCAACGGATGGTCTTGTTCGTGGAATGGAAATCGCAGACAGCGGTAAACCGATTTCTGTACCTGTAGGACAACCGACTCTTGGTCGTGTATTCAACGTAACAGGAGATCACATTGACCTTGGTGAAGCTGTACCGGCAGATGTTCGCCGCGACCCGATTCACCGTTCAGCACCTTCTTTTGAAGAACTAACAACAAAAACTGAGATTCTTGAAACAGGAATCAAGGTAGTTGACCTAATCGCTCCATACGTAAAAGGTGGTAAAATCGGTCTTTTCGGTGGTGCGGGTGTAGGTAAAACAGTTCTTATCCAAGAATTAATCAACAACATAGCTCAAGAACACGGCGGTATCTCTGTATTCGCTGGTGTTGGTGAACGTACTCGTGAAGGAAATGACCTTTACCACGAGATGAGCGACTCTGGTGTTATCGCAAAAACGGCAATGGTATTCGGACAAATGAACGAGCCTCCTGGAGCACGTGCACGTATCGCTCTTTCCGGTTTGACAATGGCTGAATTCTTCCGTGATGAAGAAGGACAAGACGTTCTTTTCTTCGTAGATAACATCTTCCGTTTCACGCAAGCAGGTTCTGAAGTATCTGCCCTTCTTGGCCGTATGCCATCAGCGGTAGGTTACCAGCCTACACTTGCAACAGAGATGGGTCAGCTTCAAGAGCGTATCACATCTACGAAAAAAGGTTCAGTAACTTCTATCCAAGCGATCTATGTACCTGCCGATGACTATACGGATCCGGCTCCAGCTACAGCGTTTGCTCACTTGGATGCAACGACTAACCTTGAGCGTAAATTAACAGCTATGGGTATCTATCCGGCGGTAGATCCATTGGCTTCAACTTCACGTGCACTATCTCCTGAAATCGTTGGAGAAGAGCATTACGAAGTAGCTCGTAAAGTACAGGCGACTTTACAGCGTTATAAAGAACTTCAAGATATTATCGCGATCCTTGGTATGGACGAGCTTTCTGAAGATGACAAGCTAGTTGTACACCGTGCGCGCCGTATCCAGTTCTTCTTATCTCAAAACTTCCACGTTGCAGAACAATTTACAGGACAAAAAGGTTCTTACGTTCCTGTTAAAGATACAGTTCGTGGATTCAAAGAAATCCTTGAAGGAAAATACGATGATCTTCCGGAATCAGCATTCCATCTCGTAGGCTCAATTGAGGATGCTCTTGAAAAAGCAAAAACTTTGGCCTAA
- a CDS encoding F0F1 ATP synthase subunit epsilon: MKTIQVSVVTPDGPVFEGNAKMVSAKAKSGELGILPGHIPLVAPLTISAVRVHEVDGKTQYVAVSGGFIEVRPEKVTILAEAAEVAGDIEVDRARAAKERAEQRLASNKQGELDSVRAELALQRAVNRIDVAEKR; encoded by the coding sequence ATGAAAACCATTCAAGTCAGTGTAGTAACCCCTGATGGTCCTGTGTTTGAAGGAAATGCGAAAATGGTCAGCGCGAAAGCAAAAAGTGGGGAACTTGGAATTCTTCCAGGTCATATCCCTCTTGTAGCTCCTTTAACGATCAGCGCCGTGCGTGTGCACGAGGTTGACGGGAAAACACAATACGTGGCCGTTAGCGGTGGATTTATTGAAGTGCGACCTGAAAAAGTTACAATTTTAGCAGAAGCTGCTGAAGTTGCTGGCGATATCGAGGTAGATCGTGCACGTGCAGCAAAAGAACGTGCCGAACAGCGTCTTGCAAGCAACAAACAAGGTGAGCTAGACTCAGTCCGTGCAGAGCTTGCACTACAACGTGCGGTAAACCGTATCGATGTAGCAGAAAAGCGTTAA
- a CDS encoding PASTA domain-containing protein, with the protein MNFSNNVTVLLAFTKMYSTEYKISALSVIGFLDNELTVGMPLDDALKYLKESGFKIKWRQKIDKNNGRILLIRR; encoded by the coding sequence TTGAATTTTTCTAATAATGTCACTGTTTTATTAGCATTCACAAAGATGTATTCAACAGAATATAAAATTTCGGCACTAAGTGTTATTGGATTCTTAGATAATGAACTTACAGTTGGTATGCCACTCGATGACGCCCTGAAGTATTTAAAAGAAAGTGGCTTTAAAATTAAATGGAGACAAAAGATTGATAAAAACAACGGCAGAATATTATTAATCCGTAGATAG
- a CDS encoding glycerol-3-phosphate responsive antiterminator encodes MSFHGQSILPAARKMKDFEKLLKSKYTYIVCLDTHISQLKFMISMANERNKKVLIHLDLVNGLKANEYAVDFIAQEMKPAGIISTRSNCIIRAKRKNMIAIQRLFLLDSLALETSYKVIERAQPDYLEVLPGIMPEIIKEVRQKAEIPIIAGGLIRTKENVSEALNAGAEAVTTSNPQLWI; translated from the coding sequence ATGAGCTTTCATGGACAATCGATACTGCCAGCTGCAAGAAAGATGAAAGATTTTGAAAAACTGCTTAAAAGCAAATATACATATATCGTTTGTCTAGACACGCACATTAGTCAGTTAAAATTTATGATCAGTATGGCAAACGAAAGAAATAAGAAGGTTTTAATTCATCTTGATCTGGTTAACGGCCTAAAAGCAAATGAATACGCAGTAGATTTTATAGCACAGGAAATGAAACCCGCAGGAATCATCTCAACCCGGTCGAACTGTATAATCCGGGCAAAAAGGAAGAACATGATTGCTATTCAACGTTTATTTTTACTCGATTCATTGGCACTGGAAACGAGTTACAAAGTAATAGAACGTGCTCAGCCAGATTATTTAGAGGTTTTGCCAGGCATTATGCCGGAAATAATCAAAGAGGTGAGGCAAAAGGCGGAAATTCCGATTATTGCTGGAGGACTCATTCGTACAAAGGAAAATGTTTCTGAAGCGCTTAATGCTGGAGCTGAAGCAGTAACCACATCAAATCCTCAGCTTTGGATTTAA
- a CDS encoding MIP/aquaporin family protein: MSAFMGELIGTMILIIFGGGVVANVSLSKSKAHGGGWIVVALAWGLAVAMAVYAVGKFSGAHLNPAVTLGLAAIGDFAWSDVPKYIIGQVIGGMLGGMVVYFHFLPHWKATEDPAVKLGVFSTDPAIPHTFSNLLSEFIGTAVLLVGILSIGANKFTEGLNPLIVGFLVVAIGLSLGGPTGYAINPARDLGPRIAHFILPIPGKGGSNWTYSWIPVVGPVLGGVFGALFYQAVFTGKVTSLFWIWTAISLGILGMTFMLGKKGTHALPHGDRIEN, from the coding sequence ATGTCTGCATTTATGGGTGAATTAATCGGTACAATGATTTTAATCATATTTGGCGGCGGTGTTGTTGCAAACGTTTCATTGAGTAAATCTAAAGCTCATGGCGGAGGATGGATCGTTGTCGCTCTCGCATGGGGGCTTGCAGTTGCAATGGCCGTGTATGCAGTAGGTAAATTTAGCGGTGCACATCTTAACCCGGCAGTTACATTAGGACTGGCTGCTATCGGCGATTTTGCCTGGAGTGATGTTCCAAAATATATAATCGGACAAGTTATTGGCGGTATGCTCGGCGGAATGGTTGTTTATTTTCATTTCCTGCCGCATTGGAAGGCAACGGAAGATCCGGCGGTTAAGCTTGGTGTATTTTCAACAGACCCAGCGATTCCGCACACGTTTTCGAACTTGTTATCGGAATTTATAGGGACAGCCGTTTTATTAGTAGGAATCTTATCAATCGGAGCGAATAAATTCACAGAAGGGCTAAACCCATTGATCGTCGGATTCTTAGTTGTCGCAATCGGTCTATCACTTGGCGGGCCGACAGGGTATGCTATTAATCCTGCACGTGACCTTGGACCAAGAATTGCTCATTTTATCTTGCCGATTCCAGGAAAAGGCGGTTCAAACTGGACGTATTCTTGGATTCCAGTTGTCGGCCCAGTGCTTGGCGGAGTTTTTGGAGCGTTATTTTATCAAGCTGTATTCACAGGAAAAGTAACTTCGCTTTTTTGGATATGGACAGCTATTTCATTAGGAATTTTAGGAATGACTTTCATGTTAGGGAAAAAAGGAACGCATGCACTTCCACATGGAGATAGAATCGAAAACTAA